One window from the genome of Drosophila albomicans strain 15112-1751.03 chromosome 2L, ASM965048v2, whole genome shotgun sequence encodes:
- the LOC117565202 gene encoding protein tiptop: protein MMLHEAVMLEIYRQALSASELASPRCQSRESNASAAGAGDARCPSNESHCSANDCLTPAPTPTPTTAASPVGLPLTATLAPSAAAALLPPQSAAMAAYLAAAQQNHLLLTNPLAAAASLVQQATQQAASPAASNPHEEEESPALDFSRKRATSECEAAASDEEQEELADQESAPLDLSVSTRKRQTPNLEQDSPARKLPRSDYKSPLPPGSWVPPLNPYLAAVAAKSAAGLSGKLAPSEASKALEKMSEMSRLETPPPSNRTPASNNSSVGAAGGTSGGGRHSAWQSHWLNKGADAAKDVFKCVWCKQSFATLALLTTHMKETQHCGVQVPSPSSNSNSTPGATQPSSASRNNNATSTNSSNCSSNSSSTSSSSSKSELNMLIKETMPLPRKLVRGQDVWLGKGAEQTRQILKCMWCGQSFRSLAEMTSHMQETQHYTNIISQEQIISWKSGDERPSNGDRSSAAVGGNNSSGGTPTAPSVSAVLTCKVCDQAFATLKELSTHMAQQSHYKDANAASSCASSSASPPAPTAGGAGKRGRQARNEKRKKSLPVRKLLELERSGSGGGLDSALKPLRDFAAATKITCEKCGSKIETALFVEHIRKCLGDSIPIPPRREQQRLASPSMQSEKPSNSSSTGGGPSVLNALEQLIEKSFESRVGRLAPGYPETGTPLGASILKRLGIDDSSDYTKPLMDAQVMQMQLLRSSYPSRDRSASESSSASRVESAYTPDRQQATPRRTPDTPASSVVATPSLPPPTSSIKSEPIETEQELEATSNNSSRHLINVKKEFSMDSVTGNARGSPSASSERSNNSPPAVPATQTTNLAESGSLLALNSMFDQLSSVETNNNNTGLCFNNNNNSTGNGNSKKPKAHPLAALQKLCETTDPPASNTRSASSASSTTPSLGLGGVGGNDLVAFSWACNEAVLSASTAGAAGGGGGAGGGELIIKCSFCDTPFGSKGAYRHHLSKVHFVKDAAEDSPTTTTTSAAVASQLKSPAAAQSPKSLPMASPKRSASRSPATPAVQQLPQTSPSTSLYDESPQSKFLKYTELAKQLSSKNA, encoded by the exons CGAGTTGGCAAGTCCGCGTTGTCAATCGCGGGAGTCGAATGCCTCGGCAGCTGGCGCTGGAGATGCGCGTTGTCCATCGAATGAATCGCACTGCTCGGCCAACGATTGTCTGACCCCCGCACCTACGCCCACGCCCACCACAGCCGCCTCCCCGGTGGGTCTGCCCCTCACCGCCACCTTGGCTCCTTCGGCAGCTGCAGCGTTGTTGCCCCCGCAATCCGCTGCAATGGCCGCTTATCTGGCTGCCGCACAACAGAATCATTTGCTGCTGACCAATCCGCTGGCAGCGGCAGCTTCCTTGGTGCAACAGGCAACGCAACAGGCCGCTTCGCCAGCTGCCAGTAATCCCCACGAAGAGGAAGAGTCTCCTGCACTCGACTTTAGTCGGAAGCGAGCGACGTCGGAGTGCGAGGCAGCCGCTAGTGATGAGGAGCAGGAAGAGCTGGCGGATCAGGAGTCCGCGCCTTTGGATTTGTCAGTGAGCACACGAAAGCGACAGACGCCGAACCTAGAGCAGGATTCCCCAGCTAGGAAGTTGCCACGCAGTGACTACAAATCGCCCTTGCCACCAGGAAGCTGGGTTCCTCCCTTGAATCCCTATTTggcagctgtggcagccaAGTCAGCGGCGGGTTTAAGTGGCAAACTAGCGCCAAGTGAGGCGAGCAAAGCCCTGGAGAAGATGAGCGAAATGAGTCGCCTTGAGACGCCGCCGCCGAGCAATCGAACTCCCGCTTCCAACAACAGTTCAGTGGGAGCAGCTGGGGGAACTTCGGGAGGCGGACGTCACAGCGCTTGGCAGTCGCATTGGCTGAACAAAGGCGCCGATGCGGCCAAGGATGTGTTCAAGTGCGTCTGGTGCAAGCAGAGCTTTGCCACGCTCGCCCTGCTCACCACTCACATGAAGGAGACGCAACACTGCGGCGTCCAAGTTCCTTCGCCCTCCTCCAACTCGAATTCCACTCCAGGAGCAACACAACCTTCGTCGGCATCGCGAAACAACAATGCCACCTCGACCAACAGCTCGAATTGCTCCAGCAACAGTTCGTCGACATCCTCAAGTTCCTCCAAGTCCGAGCTGAATATGCTCATCAAGGAGACGATGCCGCTGCCCCGCAAACTCGTCCGTGGTCAGGACGTTTGGCTGGGCAAGGGAGCGGAACAAACCCGACAGATACTCAAGTGCATGTGGTGTGGTCAGAGCTTCCGTTCGCTGGCCGAGATGACGAGCCACATGCAGGAGACTCAGCACTACACGAACATCATATCGCAGGAGCAGATCATCTCCTGGAAGTCCGGTGACGAACGACCCTCAAACGGAGACCGTTCCTCTGCAGCAGTGGGAGGTAACAACTCCTCAGGGGGCACGCCCACAGCGCCCAGTGTGAGTGCTGTGCTCACCTGTAAGGTGTGCGATCAAGCATTCGCCACGCTCAAGGAGTTGAGCACCCACATGGCTCAGCAGTCGCATTACAAGGATGCGAATGCCGCCTCCAGTTGCGCTTCTTCCTCCGCTTCGCCGCCAGCTCCGACCGCAGGAGGCGCAGGAAAGCGTGGACGTCAAGCACGCAACGAGAAGCGCAAGAAATCGCTCCCAGTGCGAAAACTCCTCGAGCTGGAACGCTCGGGAAGCGGAGGTGGCCTTGACTCGGCCCTAAAACCGTTGCGGGACTTTGCAGCGGCTACGAAAATAACGTGCGAGAAATGCGGCAGCAAGATTGAGACGGCGCTGTTCGTGGAGCACATAAGGAAGTGCCTGGGTGACAGCATTCCCATTCCCCCGAGACGAGAGCAACAGCGTCTAGCCAGTCCCAGCATGCAGTCGGAGAAGCCCAGCAATAGCTCCTCCACAGGCGGAGGTCCTTCGGTGTTGAATGCCCTCGAGCAACTGATCGAGAAGAGCTTCGAATCGCGTGTGGGACGATTAGCCCCTGGTTATCCGGAGACTGGCACACCGCTAGGAGCTAGCATATTGAAGCGTCTGGGAATCGATGACAGCAGTGACTACACCAAGCCCCTGATGGATGCTCAGGTCATGCAGATGCAGCTGTTGCGCTCCTCATACCCCTCGAGGGATCGCAGTGCCAGTGAATCGAGCTCTGCTAGTCGTGTGGAGTCCGCTTATACGCCGGACCGACAGCAGGCGACGCCACGTCGCACTCCAGATACGCCAGCGTCCTCGGTAGTAGCAACACCTTCGCTTCCACCACCAACGAGCAGCATCAAATCAGAGCCAATCGAGACGGAGCAGGAACTGGAAGCTACTAGTAACAACAGCAGTCGACATCTCATCAACGTCAAGAAGGAGTTCAGCATGGACTCGGTAACGGGCAATGCTCGGGGAAGTCCCAGCGCCAGCAGCGAACGCTCGAACAACTCGCCGCCCGCTGTGCCCGCTACGCAGACAACAAACCTGGCGGAGAGTGGAAGTTTACTGGCTCTGAACTCCATGTTTGATCAGCTGAGCAGTGTGGaaaccaacaataataatactg GACTTtgcttcaacaacaacaacaacagtactGGAAATGGCAACTCGAAGAAACCGAAAGCACATCCGCTGGCTGCCTTGCAAAAGCTCTGCGAAACAACCGATCCTCCAGCCTCGAACACACGCAGtgcctcctccgcctcctcaACTACACCGAGCTTGGGTCTAGGCGGAGTGGGAGGCAATGATCTGGTTGCCTTCAGCTGGGCCTGCAACGAGGCGGTGTTAAGTGCGAGCACAGCGGGAGCAGCaggcggtggtggtggagCGGGAGGCGGGGAGCTGATCATCAAGTGCTCGTTCTGTGATACGCCATTTGGATCGAAGGGCGCCTATCGTCACCATCTGTCCAAGGTGCACTTCGTCAAGGATGCTGCGGAGGATTCgcccaccacaacaacaacatcagcagcagtggcGTCGCAGCTCAAGTCGCCGGCGGCGGCGCAGTCACCGAAATCGCTGCCGATGGCCTCGCCAAAGCGTTCGGCATCGCGTAGTCCGGCAACGCCGGCAGTCCAACAGCTGCCGCAgacgtcgccgtcgacgtcgctaTACGATGAGAGTCCGCAGTCCAAGTTCTTAAAGTACACGGAGCTGGCCAAGCAGTTGTCCTCGAAGAATGCCTAA